The genomic region GAAAGGGGGAAAGGGAGAAAGGGAGAATTTCAGCCGATGAGAGCAGCCGGCAAAATCACTCATCACTGGCAGTTGGAAGTCTATCAACTTTCCATCGCGACCGGAATGCGACTGTTCGAACTTTCCAAGAAGTTTCCACGCGAGGAGACATATTCGCTGACCGACCAGGTGCGCCGATCCTCCCGTTCCGTTTCCAGTCACATTTCGGAAGGCTGGCGCCGCCGGCGTTACGAGGCCGCATTTTGTGAGAAACTGAACGGCGCTGAAAGCGAGGCGGCTGAAACTCAGACTTGGATCGAATACGCCGTCCGGTGCGGCTACATCACCGCCAAGGATGGCCGGGAACTTCACCGCGCCTACGATTTCATCATGGGCAAGCTGGTAAAAATGCAGAACACCCCCGAAGTCTGGCTCCTCAAGAATCCACGCACGCGGTGCTGATCTCTCTTTCACCCCTTCACCCTTTCTCCCTTTCAAACCGACATGGAACCCATGCTCGCCCTCGCCTTCGACTCCTACATCCTCGCCTTCAGCTCCCTCACCGTCGTCGTGACGATCTGGATGGGCTTTCGCGCGGCGAAAACATCCAAGACCGCGAGCGACTTCTTCGTGGCGGGCCGCAGCGTGAGTGTGGGCTGGAATGCCAGCGCCATCTCCGGCGAATACCTCAGCGCCGCCAGCTTCATGGGCATCGCGGGCATGGTGATGTCGAGCGGTTACGATGCGCTGTGGTATCCGGTCTGTTACGCGTGCGGCTATCTGTTCCTGCTGCTGTTCATCGCCGGCCCGTTGCGCCGCTTCGGGGCCTACACAATTCCGGATTTCGCCGAGGGCCGGTTCGACTCGCCGCTGTTCCGCAAGATCGCCGTGTGCTTCGTGCTGTTCATTGGCTTCTTCTACACGATGCCGCAGATGAAAGGCGCGGGGACGACGCTGGCCTACATCTTCCCGGGCCTGCCGTATTGGGCGGGCGTGGTGCTGGTGGGCGCGGTCATCACGCTCAACGTCGCGCTCGGCGGCATGAAAGGCATCACGCTGGTGCAGGCGTTTCAATACTGGGTCAAGATGTTCGCCATCTCGGTGCCCATCTTCGTGCTCATGGCGGTGTATGGGCATTATGGGAAACAACTCGGGGCGAATGGGGGAAACGTCCAACATCCAGTGTCCAACGTCCAACGTTCAACGAACGGGACGAACGCTGCTTTGGAAGTTGGAAGTTCAAAGTTGAGCGTTGAACGTTCAGTTCTTCCGTTGACAGGGCTTGAAGTTCAAAAGCATCCCGATTTCCAAAAAAGCTTCATCAGCTTCGCGCTTAATTCTGAGCGTAAGATTGAGCAAATTGTTCCGGCACTTGCGAGTGATGCCACGGTTAAAGAAAAGGCTGACGTCGTTGCGGATTGGTTGACCGATGCTCCGCAGGTGGACGGAATGAAAACTCGGACAACGCTACAGACCATCGGTGCATATAATGCAGCCATTCGTCGCACCGTTTGGGTGGCAATTAGTCTGACAAACTCGTGGATGCAGAATGCAAGAACCAACCCGTCCTTTGGCGTAAAACAAACGCGCCAGCAAGCCGAGCTAGCGCTAGAAAAATTCTTGAACGAAGCTGGTATTGGCTTGGCAAGACTGGCTGGCGATGAGGTGGCAGCAATTCCGAACAGTGAAGCGGCGCAGTATGCGAAGTTATTCGCTGCGTGGAATTCGGCAACCATTGTTCGCAAACCGCTCCCCGAAAAAGCTCCCAAGGACGAAACGTGGCTTTCCCCCTTCGGCCCGCTCACGACCAAAGCCGCCAAGGCCGCGAAACTTTCGCCTGAAGAAGCCAAGCCTTACTCGCTGCTCTACACCTATTCGCTCATCATCGCGCTCATCTGCGGCACGGCGGGATTGCCCCACATCCTCGTGCGCTTCTACACCAACCCCGACGGCGGCGCGGCCAAGCGCACCACCATGTGGGTGATGATTCTCATCGGCATCTTCTACGTCTTCCCGCCCGTGTTCGGCGTGATGGGTCGCAACCTGTTCCCCGAGCTTTACTCCGGCATCGGCGCGAAAGGCACGGACAAGATCGTCCTCGAACTCCCGCGCCTGCTGAACGACAAATACGCGCCGCTCGGCTCAATCCTCTCCGGCATCACCTGCGCCGGCGCGTTCGCGGCGTTCATGAGCACGTTCAGCGGCCTGCTCGTCAGCATGACCGGCGCGATGGCCCACGACGTCTATGGCCGGATGCTGCGACCCAAGTCCACGCCCGAGCAGCGCATGAAGATGTTCAAGCTCTTCGCCATCGTCATCGGCGCGGTGGCGATGTTGTTGGGCAGCTTCGTTGAGGCGCTGGAAATCAACTTCATGGTCGGCCAGGCGTTTGCCATCGCGGCGGCAAGCTATTTCCCGCTGCTGTTCATGGCCGTCTGGTGGCGCAAGCTCACCATGAAGGGCGCCGCCACCGGCATGTTGACCGGCGGGTTGAGCGCGGTGGCGGCCATTTCGCTGACGAGCTTCAGCACGCTGGCGGCCGCGCCGGGCCAGGCGGGTGAGCTCTTCGCCGTGTTCAAACCGTTGAATGACTTTTGGGCGCACCATCCCCTGCTCCGCATCCTGTGCGAGCAACCCGCCATCTGGGCCGTGCCGCTGGCCATCGGCCTGATGATCGTCATTTCCAAGCTCACGCAAAAGGACGTGCCGGCGGACATCCGCATGAAGATGCTGGTATTGCACGCACCGGAGAAGCTGGGCCTGAAACAAGAATACATCCAGGAGCATCAACCCGGCGCGCACTGACGGAGCGCGGCTGTCCCCAGCCGCAGCACCCTCGATCTTGCGGACGATGCTGGAATTGGATTCGGCGGTCGCCCCGCATCCGCACCCGCTGCGGCTGGGGACAGCCGCGGTCCGTAAGCGGCGGCCGATCCGAACTTGCCAGCACTGCGGCTTTTCCATCCAATGCCTCGGTGAGCCAGCAATTACCGAAGTCTGGTCGAGGCCTGCCGCACAACCCCGACGTGCGCGAACTGGTGGCCGACAAACGGAAATGGTCGGCCACGTCACCGCAGGAACTCGGCAAACGAGGCTTTCCCGGCTGGCACGAACGGGGCTACCTGCCACATCGTGACGAGCCGGGCTTGATCCAGTTCGTCACGTTTCATCTGGCGGATTCATTCCCTGCCGCATTGCGTTCGGAGTGGGCGGCGATGCTGGAAGTCGAGGATGTGCCGGCGCGGCGTGAAATGTTGCAGGAGTATCTCGACAAAGGACGCGGCAGCCGTGTCCTCCAGCAGCCAGACGTGGCGAAGGTGGTGGAAGATTCACTGCGGTTCCGGCACAACCAAAGTTACGAGCTTCGGGCGTGGGTGGTGATGCCAAATCATGTTCACGTCCTGCTCAAGGTGGGAAACGTGAGCCTGTCGCGCGTTGTGGAGGATTGGAAGAGATTCACGGCCCACGCAATCAACCAGCGGGTGGGCAGAAAGGGACAGCTCTGGTTCAGCGATTATTGGGACACTTACATGCGCCATGCCGGGCATGAAGCGCATACCCAACATTACATCGAGGCGAATCCAGTGAAAGCTTTGCTGGCCCGCGAGGCGAAGCAATGGCCGTGGAGTAGTGCCCGATTGCGGGATGACTTCGGTCGACTGTGCCTTTGACGGACCGCGGCTGTCTCAGCCGCAGCACGCCCGAGCTTGCGGACGATGCTGGAATTGAATTTGGCGGTCGCCTCACCTTTGCACCCGCTGCGGCTGGGGACAGCCGCGGGCCGTTTACTGTTTCCCCTGCACCAGCGCCTCGACCACGTGCGGGTCCGCCAGCGTGGTGGTGTCGCCGATCTGGTCCACGGCGTTCTCCGCAATCTTGCGCAGGATGCGGCGCATGATTTTGCCGGAGCGCGTCTTGGGCAGGCCGGGCGCGAACTGAAGTTTGTCCGGCGCCGCAATGGCCCCGATCTCCTTGCGCACGTGGCCGACGAGTTCCTTCTTCAATTCCTCGTTCGGCTGGATGCCATCCTTGAGGGTGACGAACGCGTAGAGCGCCTGGCCCTTGATGTCGTGCGGCATGGGCGCAACGGCCGCTTCGGCAACTTTCGGATGGCTGACCAGCGCGCTCTCCACCTCCGCCGTGCCGATGCGGTGGCCGGACACGTTCAC from Verrucomicrobiia bacterium harbors:
- a CDS encoding four helix bundle protein, which gives rise to MRAAGKITHHWQLEVYQLSIATGMRLFELSKKFPREETYSLTDQVRRSSRSVSSHISEGWRRRRYEAAFCEKLNGAESEAAETQTWIEYAVRCGYITAKDGRELHRAYDFIMGKLVKMQNTPEVWLLKNPRTRC
- a CDS encoding cation acetate symporter, translating into MEPMLALAFDSYILAFSSLTVVVTIWMGFRAAKTSKTASDFFVAGRSVSVGWNASAISGEYLSAASFMGIAGMVMSSGYDALWYPVCYACGYLFLLLFIAGPLRRFGAYTIPDFAEGRFDSPLFRKIAVCFVLFIGFFYTMPQMKGAGTTLAYIFPGLPYWAGVVLVGAVITLNVALGGMKGITLVQAFQYWVKMFAISVPIFVLMAVYGHYGKQLGANGGNVQHPVSNVQRSTNGTNAALEVGSSKLSVERSVLPLTGLEVQKHPDFQKSFISFALNSERKIEQIVPALASDATVKEKADVVADWLTDAPQVDGMKTRTTLQTIGAYNAAIRRTVWVAISLTNSWMQNARTNPSFGVKQTRQQAELALEKFLNEAGIGLARLAGDEVAAIPNSEAAQYAKLFAAWNSATIVRKPLPEKAPKDETWLSPFGPLTTKAAKAAKLSPEEAKPYSLLYTYSLIIALICGTAGLPHILVRFYTNPDGGAAKRTTMWVMILIGIFYVFPPVFGVMGRNLFPELYSGIGAKGTDKIVLELPRLLNDKYAPLGSILSGITCAGAFAAFMSTFSGLLVSMTGAMAHDVYGRMLRPKSTPEQRMKMFKLFAIVIGAVAMLLGSFVEALEINFMVGQAFAIAAASYFPLLFMAVWWRKLTMKGAATGMLTGGLSAVAAISLTSFSTLAAAPGQAGELFAVFKPLNDFWAHHPLLRILCEQPAIWAVPLAIGLMIVISKLTQKDVPADIRMKMLVLHAPEKLGLKQEYIQEHQPGAH
- a CDS encoding transposase — its product is MSQQLPKSGRGLPHNPDVRELVADKRKWSATSPQELGKRGFPGWHERGYLPHRDEPGLIQFVTFHLADSFPAALRSEWAAMLEVEDVPARREMLQEYLDKGRGSRVLQQPDVAKVVEDSLRFRHNQSYELRAWVVMPNHVHVLLKVGNVSLSRVVEDWKRFTAHAINQRVGRKGQLWFSDYWDTYMRHAGHEAHTQHYIEANPVKALLAREAKQWPWSSARLRDDFGRLCL